The proteins below come from a single Xyrauchen texanus isolate HMW12.3.18 chromosome 1, RBS_HiC_50CHRs, whole genome shotgun sequence genomic window:
- the LOC127649789 gene encoding matrix metalloproteinase-14-like: MFARLQTVQRLLTLALASVFLVQSGSSDKEVRPEAWLQQYGYLPPGDVRAQAIRSPKSISSAISAMQNFYGLTVTGSMDQDTLKAMQRPRCGVPDKFGSELKSNLRKKRYVIQGLKWDKTEITFSIQNYTPKVGEQATHEAIRKAFKVWEAVTPLKFREIPFSQIRGKVDKFADIMLTFAEGFHGDSTPFDGEGGFLAHAYFPGHGIGGDTHFDAAEPWTTGNVDQGGNDVFLVAVHELGHALGLEHSGDPSAIMAPFYQWMATENFVLPDDDRRGIQQIYGARSGEVPQPPAPRPPTPDRPSFGPDVCEGHFDTIAFLRGEMFVFKEKWFWRMHDGKPQQGYPMPIGHFWKGLPPSINAAYERSDGKFVFFKGDKYWVFSEAKMDEGYPKTFKELGTGLPRDKLDAAVYYTPTGNTYFFRGSKYYRFNEKSRSVDPDYPKPINVWKGVPDNIKGAIMSEDGAYTYFYKVNKYWKFNNQQLKVEPGYPKSVLTDWMGCEGEEPKNRSGTDEEVIIIEVDESRGVAGAATIVIPLFLLACVLVTFGALLFFRRYGTPRRLLYCHRSLLDKV; this comes from the exons ATGTTCGCGAGACTCCAGACGGTACAGCGGCTACTGACGCTCGCGCTCGCAAGCGTATTTCTAGTGCAAAGCGGATCAAGTGACAAAGAAGTCAGACCAGAG GCATGGCTCCAGCAGTATGGGTATCTCCCACCTGGCGATGTTCGGGCTCAAGCAATCCGCTCTCCTAAATCCATCAGCTCTGCTATATCTGCCATGCAGAATTTCTATGGCCTCACTGTGACCGGTTCCATGGACCAGGATACACTCAA GGCGATGCAGCGGCCGAGGTGTGGTGTTCCAGATAAGTTTGGTTCTGAACTGAAGAGCAACCTAAGAAAGAAACGCTACGTCATCCAGGGCCTAAAATGGGACAAAACAGAAATCACCTTTAG TATTCAGAACTACACTCCTAAGGTTGGCGAACAGGCCACACACGAGGCCATCCGGAAGGCCTTTAAGGTCTGGGAGGCTGTGACGCCGCTCAAGTTCCGTGAAATTCCATTCAGTCAAATCAGGGGCAAGGTGGACAAGTTTGCAGATATCATGCTCACATTTGCTGAGGGCTTTCATGGAGACAGCACCCCATTTGATGGCGAGGGGGGTTTCCTGGCCCACGCATACTTCCCTGGTCACGGTATTGGAGGTGATACCCATTTTGACGCAGCAGAGCCTTGGACAACAGGCAACGTTGACCAGGGAG gtAATGACGTGTTCTTGGTGGCCGTGCATGAATTAGGTCATGCTCTTGGTTTGGAGCACTCAGGCGATCCCTCTGCCATCATGGCACCGTTTTATCAATGGATGGCCACAGAGAACTTTGTGCTGCCCGATGATGACAGGCGGGGAATCCAGCAAATATATG GTGCTCGCTCTGGTGAAGTGCCTCAACCTCCAGCACCCCGTCCCCCCACTCCAGACCGCCCTTCCTTTGGCCCTGACGTATGTGAGGGACACTTCGACACCATTGCTTTTCTGAGAGGAGAGATGTTCGTCTTCAAG GAGAAGTGGTTCTGGAGAATGCATGATGGAAAACCTCAGCAGGGGTATCCCATGCCCATTGGACACTTCTGGAAGGGTTTGCCTCCCTCTATCAATGCAGCCTACGAACGTTCCGATGgaaagtttgtttttttcaagG GTGATAAATACTGGGTTTTCAGTGAGGCCAAAATGGATGAAGGCTATCCAAAAACATTCAAGGAGCTTGGCACAGGCCTTCCTAGAGACAAGCTGGACGCAGCTGTTTACTACACACCCACAGGCAACACTTACTTCTTCAGAGGAAGCAA GTATTACCGTTTCAACGAGAAAAGCAGATCGGTGGATCCAGACTATCCCAAACCCATCAATGTGTGGAAAGGAGTTCCAGACAATATCAAGGGGGCCATCATGAGTGAGGACGGAG CCTACACCTACTTTTACAAAGTCAATAAATACTGGAAGTTCAACAATCAGCAGCTGAAGGTGGAGCCAGGCTACCCCAAATCAGTTCTCACTGACTGGATGGGCTGTGAAGGTGAGGAGCCCAAGAATAGAAGCGGAACCGATGAGGAAGTGATCATCATTGAGGTGGATGAGTCCAGGGGTGTGGCAGGTGCAGCAACCATTGTGATTCCTCTCTTCCTTTTGGCCTGTGTGCTTGTCACTTTTGGAGCTCTGCTTTTCTTCCGTCGCTATGGCACCCCTCGACGCCTACTCTACTGTCACCGCTCTCTGCTGGATAAGGTTTAG